A DNA window from Amycolatopsis sp. DSM 110486 contains the following coding sequences:
- a CDS encoding toxin-antitoxin system HicB family antitoxin, with the protein MDLTPYIANLREDLANTASAGDEQTRRTAALLSSALEPSARLTLMNALADLAAEVTAALPGQVVDVRLDGRDVRVVVTGAPEPGEPARTDQARTPPPPIDGGDISRITLRLVEQIKSQAEQAAAAQGVSLNTFVAQAVQGALGQAQHHQQRHHQGGRSETKLHGWVQS; encoded by the coding sequence ATGGACCTGACGCCGTACATCGCGAACCTTCGCGAAGACCTCGCGAACACGGCCTCCGCCGGGGACGAGCAGACCCGGCGCACGGCCGCTCTCCTTTCGTCCGCACTCGAACCCTCGGCCCGGCTCACGTTGATGAACGCGCTGGCCGACCTCGCCGCCGAGGTGACCGCCGCCCTGCCGGGCCAGGTCGTGGACGTCCGGCTCGACGGCCGCGACGTGCGCGTGGTCGTGACCGGCGCACCCGAGCCCGGCGAACCGGCCCGGACGGACCAGGCGCGCACGCCGCCCCCGCCCATCGACGGCGGAGACATCTCGCGCATCACGCTGCGGCTCGTGGAACAGATCAAGAGCCAGGCCGAGCAGGCGGCGGCCGCGCAGGGGGTCTCGCTCAACACGTTCGTCGCCCAGGCCGTGCAGGGGGCGCTCGGCCAGGCGCAGCACCACCAGCAGCGGCACCACCAGGGCGGCCGCTCGGAGACCAAGCTGCACGGCTGGGTCCAGAGCTAG